A region of Moorena producens PAL-8-15-08-1 DNA encodes the following proteins:
- a CDS encoding Dps family protein, with protein sequence MSTTQGLLRSFGEIADNPILLEKNVTTPVCEGLNIALASFQGLYLQYQKHHFVVEGAEFYSLHKFFEESYDDAQEHVHDLGERLNGLGGIPATSFAKLAELCCFTPESDGVYNSRQMVEHDLAAEQSIIQLVRSQAAQTESLGDRATRYLYEKILLKTEERAYHLSHFLAPDSLVMGFIGNAAN encoded by the coding sequence ATGTCTACAACTCAGGGTCTACTACGCTCCTTTGGTGAAATTGCTGACAATCCAATTTTGCTGGAAAAAAACGTTACCACCCCAGTTTGTGAAGGATTAAACATAGCTTTAGCCAGCTTCCAAGGGTTGTACCTGCAATATCAAAAGCACCACTTTGTTGTGGAAGGAGCAGAGTTTTACTCCTTGCATAAATTCTTTGAAGAAAGCTACGACGATGCTCAAGAGCATGTCCATGACTTAGGAGAGCGTTTGAATGGACTAGGAGGAATTCCAGCTACTAGTTTTGCCAAATTAGCTGAATTGTGCTGCTTCACTCCTGAATCTGATGGAGTTTACAACTCTCGCCAGATGGTAGAGCATGACTTAGCAGCTGAGCAGTCAATCATTCAGTTAGTACGCAGTCAAGCTGCTCAAACAGAAAGCCTGGGCGATCGAGCCACCCGCTATCTTTATGAGAAAATCTTGCTCAAGACTGAAGAACGGGCTTATCATTTGAGTCATTTCCTGGCTCCGGACAGCCTAGTAATGGGATTTATCGGCAATGCAGCCAACTAA
- a CDS encoding TIGR04168 family protein — MTIHQKQSIQIAVVGDIHQLWEAEDAIALEQLGVDLVLFVGDFGNEAVDIVQMIAAIDLPKAVIMGNHDAWYTASEWGRKKCPYDHEVEDRVQQQLDLLGSTHVGYGYLDFPDLNLSVVGARPYSWGGQSWRNKKFYREQYGINSFSESVERILAAVRSAAYETVILIGHNGPTGLGEQAEAPCGKDWYPTGGDHGDPDLEDAIAKTYSLGKNIPLVTFGHMHHILKHTKDRLRTRIVTSPEGTVYLNAASVPRIIETDTDRLRNFSIVSLKGGIVDKVSLVWVGKDYSVVSKELLYEASEALLV; from the coding sequence ATGACCATTCATCAAAAACAATCAATCCAAATTGCTGTTGTTGGAGACATTCATCAACTGTGGGAAGCGGAAGATGCTATAGCTCTTGAGCAGTTGGGTGTGGATCTGGTCTTATTTGTCGGGGATTTCGGCAATGAGGCGGTGGATATAGTCCAGATGATAGCTGCTATTGACCTACCCAAGGCGGTGATTATGGGAAACCATGATGCTTGGTATACTGCCTCGGAATGGGGAAGGAAAAAGTGTCCTTATGACCATGAAGTAGAAGATAGGGTACAGCAACAGTTGGACTTACTGGGGTCAACCCATGTGGGTTATGGTTACCTTGACTTCCCAGATTTAAATCTCTCTGTAGTTGGTGCTCGCCCTTACAGTTGGGGCGGGCAGAGTTGGCGAAATAAGAAGTTTTACAGGGAACAGTATGGCATTAATAGCTTTTCTGAATCCGTTGAACGCATTTTAGCAGCAGTGCGTAGTGCGGCTTACGAAACGGTAATCTTGATCGGTCATAATGGTCCGACGGGACTAGGTGAGCAAGCAGAAGCTCCCTGTGGTAAAGACTGGTATCCTACTGGTGGTGATCATGGGGACCCGGATTTGGAAGATGCGATCGCAAAAACCTATTCCTTGGGTAAAAACATTCCCTTAGTCACCTTTGGTCATATGCACCATATCCTCAAGCACACCAAAGACCGACTACGAACTAGAATTGTTACTAGTCCGGAAGGGACTGTATACTTAAATGCAGCCAGTGTCCCTCGAATTATCGAAACCGATACAGACCGATTGCGGAATTTTTCGATAGTGTCTCTCAAAGGCGGTATAGTGGATAAAGTCTCCCTGGTCTGGGTGGGTAAGGATTACTCGGTGGTATCTAAAGAATTGCTTTATGAGGCTTCTGAGGCTTTACTGGTATAA
- a CDS encoding T3SS effector HopA1 family protein, with protein MPLLNSLRNQLPDSSPDSAVARELDILEDIVSNLQIQPNFCISHPDYKPLELSAEMLDRVQQLPVEIQNKYLSLQLLSFLYDIYDNGFDKSTESAQANSTDLPLHPNVENNTVMGLNLEFYQQLYESNTGTGYFEPGWLVIREESDGKLAVHKNGLTLHIRPEYYLPPGAQSATVGTLVAIRMPPNLVEHGFYVAVGNAGRVNAGPVHQNIRDRDYQIVNVYFNLSPEGAVALITAITEQLNEITIPFTFKVVDDPANYDRYDSGVLCFEKSNYETVHPILESVYAQHQSHFEMEVPLFTKQLAPGLALSEEPVHKFTAEESFGMNRWQIVANGLLEVWQNGNDSPEGRMNSIQEQFSQFGIELWRPYLNADSEDIYRKI; from the coding sequence ATGCCATTACTAAATTCTTTGCGAAATCAACTACCTGATTCTTCTCCTGATTCTGCTGTTGCGCGAGAGCTAGATATTCTAGAAGATATCGTTAGCAACCTTCAGATTCAACCTAACTTCTGTATTAGTCATCCAGATTACAAACCCCTGGAACTTTCAGCTGAGATGCTAGACCGGGTTCAGCAACTACCTGTGGAGATCCAGAATAAGTATCTGAGCCTGCAACTGCTGAGTTTTCTGTACGACATCTATGACAACGGTTTCGATAAAAGCACAGAATCAGCTCAAGCCAATTCAACTGATTTACCGCTTCACCCAAATGTAGAAAACAATACTGTGATGGGGCTCAACTTGGAGTTTTACCAGCAGCTGTACGAAAGTAATACTGGGACTGGTTACTTTGAACCAGGTTGGTTGGTAATCAGGGAGGAGAGTGATGGCAAGTTGGCTGTACACAAGAATGGTCTGACCTTACACATCAGACCTGAGTATTACTTACCACCAGGAGCTCAATCTGCTACTGTCGGTACCTTAGTCGCTATCCGAATGCCTCCTAATCTAGTTGAACACGGATTCTATGTCGCGGTTGGGAATGCTGGTCGAGTCAATGCTGGTCCAGTCCATCAGAACATTCGAGATCGTGACTACCAGATAGTGAACGTCTATTTTAATCTCAGTCCCGAAGGTGCAGTTGCTCTCATCACAGCGATCACCGAGCAACTCAATGAAATTACCATTCCCTTTACCTTTAAGGTGGTAGATGACCCCGCTAACTACGACCGCTACGATTCAGGGGTTCTCTGCTTTGAGAAGAGCAATTATGAGACAGTCCATCCCATCCTTGAGAGTGTTTATGCTCAACACCAATCCCATTTTGAGATGGAAGTACCTCTATTTACCAAGCAGCTAGCACCAGGACTGGCTCTATCAGAGGAACCAGTCCATAAATTTACGGCTGAAGAAAGTTTCGGGATGAACCGTTGGCAAATAGTTGCTAATGGCTTACTAGAAGTTTGGCAAAACGGTAACGATTCTCCAGAAGGTCGGATGAACTCTATACAAGAACAGTTCTCCCAGTTTGGAATTGAATTGTGGCGTCCCTACTTGAATGCTGACTCAGAAGACATTTATCGAAAAATTTGA
- a CDS encoding phosphotransferase family protein, which yields MTFLLSYQNVFEYLVEQGICKQSDQDKIQIKPISCKNFNLLVSFSNGRHLLVKQEPHNREGNTLGELHNEWRIQEFLQNFPELIAIRPLISEPIHFDPSCSIIVFNYLNDYCDLTNFYDQKEVFPTGIAAQLGASIATIHRTTLDRKEYKDFFASNGKEFLEQTPNLLHGLEGIGPEIFAIFCADGIEFFKLYQRHESIGQAIAELNRAWQPCCLTHNDLKLSNVLVQLEWEQTLSNPQSEARNILRLIDWERFTWSDPAFDLATIIANYLTIWLSSLTVNRSIDVQTALRLAKIPLEVIQPSLVALTNAYFDYFPEILQRSPNFLRRVIQFTGFILIEKIQTRIEYRKIFGNTGVCMVQVAKRLLCNPDDSIPIVFGTTASELTDLSPIPA from the coding sequence ATGACATTTTTATTAAGCTATCAAAACGTTTTCGAATATCTAGTTGAACAGGGTATTTGTAAGCAAAGCGATCAAGATAAAATCCAGATTAAACCAATATCCTGTAAAAACTTTAATTTGCTAGTCAGTTTTTCCAATGGTCGCCATCTTTTGGTTAAGCAAGAGCCTCATAATCGAGAAGGAAACACCTTAGGTGAGTTGCATAACGAATGGCGAATTCAGGAGTTTTTACAAAACTTTCCTGAACTGATCGCAATTCGTCCCCTAATATCGGAGCCAATTCATTTTGATCCCAGTTGCTCTATTATTGTTTTTAACTATCTCAATGACTATTGCGACTTAACAAATTTTTATGATCAAAAGGAGGTTTTTCCCACTGGGATCGCAGCCCAGCTCGGAGCTAGTATTGCTACAATCCATCGCACCACTCTAGACCGTAAGGAATATAAAGACTTCTTTGCTTCCAATGGAAAAGAGTTCCTTGAGCAAACCCCTAACTTGCTTCATGGGCTAGAAGGAATTGGACCAGAAATTTTTGCAATTTTTTGTGCAGATGGGATTGAATTTTTTAAACTTTATCAGCGCCATGAGAGCATCGGGCAAGCGATCGCAGAACTTAACAGAGCTTGGCAGCCTTGCTGTTTGACCCACAATGACCTAAAGCTGAGCAACGTTTTAGTCCAACTTGAGTGGGAGCAAACCCTCTCAAACCCGCAGTCTGAAGCTAGGAATATTCTGCGACTGATTGATTGGGAGAGGTTCACTTGGTCAGATCCAGCATTTGATTTAGCTACGATTATTGCTAACTACCTAACCATTTGGCTAAGTAGCTTAACGGTTAACAGAAGTATTGATGTTCAAACTGCTTTACGCTTAGCTAAAATTCCCCTTGAGGTAATTCAACCAAGCCTTGTTGCTCTCACTAACGCTTATTTTGATTACTTTCCAGAAATACTTCAGCGTAGTCCTAATTTTTTAAGACGAGTTATACAATTTACTGGTTTTATCTTGATTGAAAAAATTCAGACAAGGATCGAGTACCGGAAAATTTTTGGTAACACAGGAGTCTGTATGGTTCAGGTGGCTAAACGTTTGTTATGCAATCCGGACGATTCAATCCCCATTGTTTTTGGGACAACAGCCTCTGAATTAACTGATCTTAGCCCGATTCCCGCCTAA
- a CDS encoding (2Fe-2S) ferredoxin domain-containing protein encodes MSKLKEPVSEFSVVGQLLDFVIKDGYKIKYLRITVSNIEYWIKLSKPLRKSLDPAIIPGAWIEVSGTSKLKRKTRKLILKAYEVSLAAPPHQQPTTVLATKIPSRKASILVCQKSSCRKRGGQAVCNAIASSLKDHGLEDQVKIRETGCLKQCKHGPNLVMMPDKARYSEVAPQQIPTLIERHFV; translated from the coding sequence ATGTCTAAGTTGAAAGAGCCAGTCTCAGAGTTCAGTGTAGTAGGACAGTTATTAGACTTTGTCATTAAAGATGGCTATAAAATCAAGTATTTAAGAATTACTGTTTCAAATATCGAATATTGGATTAAGTTATCTAAACCTCTGAGAAAGAGCTTGGATCCAGCGATTATCCCTGGGGCGTGGATTGAGGTGAGTGGCACCAGCAAACTAAAGCGCAAAACTCGAAAACTTATACTTAAAGCCTATGAGGTGAGCCTTGCTGCTCCCCCCCACCAGCAGCCAACAACTGTTTTGGCAACCAAAATTCCCAGCCGGAAAGCGAGTATTTTAGTTTGTCAGAAATCTAGTTGTCGGAAACGGGGGGGTCAAGCGGTGTGTAATGCGATCGCATCGAGTTTAAAGGACCATGGTTTAGAAGACCAAGTCAAGATTAGAGAAACTGGCTGCCTCAAACAGTGCAAACATGGTCCCAACCTGGTGATGATGCCAGACAAAGCTCGCTACAGCGAAGTGGCTCCTCAGCAAATTCCCACCCTGATCGAACGACACTTTGTCTGA